From Halotia branconii CENA392, the proteins below share one genomic window:
- a CDS encoding DoxX family protein, with protein sequence MSDNRNYIGLKQKDIAIAYLLLRILIGVNYFNHGFTRIFNIPGFVENTVKQLENSYFPEFLVRINSYLVPPVELIVGVLITVGLATRSALIATFILMIILKMGVTSIQNWGAATSMLSYGIVLFILLAANSFNIYSLDHLRNNRQNSTNSTTNHEQSINNFFANKFWRKRRRQHRLPTHINGVARLK encoded by the coding sequence ATGAGTGATAATAGAAACTACATTGGTCTTAAACAGAAAGATATTGCGATCGCTTATTTGTTGCTGCGAATTTTAATTGGTGTCAACTATTTTAATCATGGATTTACTCGCATCTTCAACATCCCAGGATTTGTAGAAAATACAGTCAAGCAGTTAGAAAACTCTTATTTTCCAGAATTTCTAGTCAGAATTAACTCCTACTTAGTTCCCCCTGTAGAATTAATTGTGGGTGTATTAATTACAGTAGGGTTAGCAACTCGCAGCGCTCTGATTGCCACATTTATCTTGATGATCATTTTGAAGATGGGTGTGACATCAATACAAAACTGGGGCGCAGCTACTTCTATGCTGAGTTACGGTATTGTACTGTTTATTTTACTTGCTGCCAACAGCTTCAATATTTACTCACTTGATCATTTAAGAAACAACAGACAAAACTCTACAAATTCCACCACAAATCATGAACAAAGTATAAACAACTTTTTTGCCAACAAATTTTGGAGAAAACGTCGACGACAGCATCGTTTACCCACACATATTAATGGTGTAGCAAGACTAAAATAG
- a CDS encoding NAD(P)/FAD-dependent oxidoreductase translates to MKNPRVVIVGAGFGGLQAAQSLANSKADVLLIDRNNYHTFVPLLYQIATGQLEPEHIAYPIRKILRRCSWKQSNQKPQLRFLMAEVERVDFSAQIVETDSCAIPYDFLVLATGSQTQFWGVPGAAEHAFAMKTLEEAVTLRNQIISCLEKAVQISDPLQRQQLLTFTVVGGGPTGIEMAGALVEMLRGKLRRDYPTLDLREVKLILVQSGDRLLTNLPKKLGIYTHKRLRQLGVQIYLQTKVSQVTPKSVHFPDQIIPSATVIWTAGLTANSPETSEDLSSAKKGKLIVQPTLQLLEQHNVYAIGDLAYVENNGKPLNGVAPEALQQGVAVASNIKQQLRGQAPQPFDYFNKGRLAIIGCYSGVGKIGVLAFTGFLAWLMWLGVHLVYLPGWRNRLLVLLTWLYTYLLGDRAVRLILPR, encoded by the coding sequence ATGAAAAATCCCCGCGTTGTGATTGTCGGCGCTGGATTTGGTGGATTGCAAGCTGCCCAATCTTTAGCTAATTCTAAAGCAGATGTATTATTAATTGATCGCAATAACTATCACACTTTTGTACCACTGTTGTATCAAATTGCTACAGGACAATTGGAACCTGAGCATATTGCTTACCCCATTCGGAAGATTTTACGACGATGCTCTTGGAAACAGTCTAACCAAAAGCCTCAACTGCGGTTTTTGATGGCTGAAGTAGAACGAGTTGATTTTTCAGCGCAAATCGTTGAGACTGATTCTTGTGCCATTCCTTATGACTTTTTAGTGCTAGCGACTGGCAGCCAAACCCAATTTTGGGGGGTTCCCGGAGCAGCCGAACATGCTTTTGCAATGAAAACCTTAGAAGAGGCGGTAACATTACGCAACCAAATTATCTCTTGTTTAGAAAAAGCTGTGCAGATATCTGATCCATTACAACGCCAACAATTGCTGACATTTACCGTTGTCGGCGGTGGCCCGACGGGTATAGAAATGGCGGGTGCTTTGGTGGAAATGCTGCGCGGAAAATTGCGTCGGGATTATCCCACATTAGATTTAAGAGAAGTAAAACTAATTTTAGTGCAATCTGGCGATCGCTTATTAACTAATCTCCCTAAAAAATTAGGAATTTACACCCATAAGCGGTTACGTCAATTGGGAGTACAAATTTACTTGCAAACCAAAGTCAGCCAAGTTACTCCAAAATCTGTACATTTTCCAGATCAAATAATTCCCAGTGCAACCGTCATCTGGACAGCCGGATTAACAGCCAATTCTCCCGAAACATCTGAGGATTTATCCAGCGCCAAGAAAGGAAAATTAATTGTTCAGCCCACTCTACAATTACTAGAGCAACACAATGTTTATGCCATTGGGGATCTTGCCTATGTGGAAAACAACGGTAAACCATTAAATGGAGTTGCCCCAGAAGCATTACAGCAAGGTGTGGCTGTAGCAAGTAATATTAAACAGCAACTTCGAGGACAAGCGCCGCAGCCCTTTGATTATTTCAACAAAGGTAGATTAGCAATTATTGGCTGCTATTCTGGTGTTGGCAAAATTGGCGTATTGGCCTTTACAGGCTTTTTAGCTTGGCTGATGTGGCTAGGAGTCCACTTAGTTTATCTTCCTGGTTGGCGTAATCGCTTGCTAGTATTACTTACTTGGCTTTATACCTATTTATTAGGCGATCGCGCTGTGCGTTTGATTCTACCCCGTTAA
- a CDS encoding esterase-like activity of phytase family protein, protein MKLIKKNLKFPKIIYLGIFIIVIISLFLINLSTSAVEISGIEFIGQATLPKGLSFQKTEVGGLSGITYDARNDLYYAISDDRGQKANARFYTLKIDLSKGSLRNGGVVLVGVTTLLNDNSQTFTAGSSDTEGITLTKKDTVFISSEGDVGQSVNPFIKEFSLASGRVITTLPIPNKFLPNQNGQQGVRNNLAFESLTITPDNKHLFTATENALIQDGLAAKANLGSPCRILQYNLLTNQPEKEFLYQTEPVAPLLNLTGRFASGLPDLLALDNLGHLLSIERSFTGLGFAVSLFQVSLEGSDDIQDIKSLLAVDFQNIKPVKKKLLLNLRTLDVALDNIEGLTFGSKLPNGQRSLILISDDNFNSLQRTQILAFKLQIEAPIIKFLRSLIPHF, encoded by the coding sequence ATGAAGCTAATTAAAAAAAACCTAAAATTTCCTAAAATTATTTATTTAGGTATTTTTATAATTGTAATTATCAGTCTATTTTTGATTAACTTATCTACAAGTGCTGTAGAAATCAGTGGAATAGAGTTCATCGGACAAGCCACCTTACCAAAAGGGTTATCTTTCCAAAAAACAGAAGTTGGGGGATTATCTGGAATTACCTACGATGCTAGAAATGATCTTTATTATGCTATCTCCGATGATCGAGGACAAAAAGCTAATGCTCGTTTTTATACCCTAAAAATTGACTTGAGCAAAGGTTCACTGAGAAATGGTGGTGTTGTACTTGTTGGTGTGACTACACTTTTAAACGATAATAGTCAAACTTTTACTGCTGGTAGCAGTGATACAGAAGGTATTACTTTAACTAAAAAAGATACTGTGTTTATTTCTTCTGAAGGTGACGTTGGACAATCAGTTAATCCTTTTATTAAAGAGTTTTCCCTCGCTTCTGGTAGGGTAATAACAACGCTACCCATCCCCAACAAGTTTTTGCCCAATCAAAATGGTCAACAGGGTGTTCGCAATAACTTAGCATTTGAAAGCTTAACTATTACACCAGATAATAAGCATCTATTTACGGCTACCGAAAATGCTTTAATTCAAGATGGCCTAGCAGCTAAAGCTAATCTTGGCAGTCCTTGCCGGATTTTACAATACAATCTACTCACCAATCAGCCTGAAAAAGAATTTCTGTACCAAACCGAACCAGTCGCACCACTGTTAAATTTAACTGGTAGGTTCGCTAGTGGATTACCGGATTTACTCGCTTTGGATAATCTAGGACACTTGCTTAGTATTGAGCGATCTTTTACTGGCTTGGGATTTGCTGTTTCTCTGTTTCAGGTTTCTTTAGAAGGATCTGATGATATCCAAGATATCAAGAGCCTTTTAGCAGTTGACTTTCAGAATATCAAACCAGTCAAGAAAAAACTGCTGCTAAATCTGAGAACCTTAGACGTTGCCTTAGATAATATTGAAGGTTTGACCTTTGGCTCTAAGTTACCTAATGGACAACGCTCATTAATCCTGATTAGTGATGATAATTTCAATTCCCTACAACGCACTCAGATTCTAGCTTTTAAACTTCAAATTGAAGCCCCAATCATCAAGTTTTTACGTAGTTTAATTCCTCATTTTTAG